One Misgurnus anguillicaudatus chromosome 19, ASM2758022v2, whole genome shotgun sequence genomic region harbors:
- the notch3 gene encoding neurogenic locus notch homolog protein 3, giving the protein MGYYRLWIFLSFLYLAHICEGLRCLDTNRPCENGGMCIDSKCLCRPGYIGLLCQHLDPCHRSPCLNGAACKSQMANGIPQYTCVCQRGFRGQDCSLIDACATNPCANGGRCANWNNHYNCSCPPGYQGKNCRNDIDECRKPGKCLNGGICMNTHGSFRCECQAGYSGRTCEVPTQPCAPSQCVNGGTCHQTGDHTYQCACMPGFQGHNCEENVDDCPGHKCMNGGICVDGVNTYNCQCLPEWTGQYCAEDVNECLMQPNACHNGGTCFNTIGGHTCVCVNGWTGDDCSENIDDCATAVCFNGATCHDRVASFFCECPVGKTGLLCHLDDACVSNPCNEGAVCDTNPLNGRAICTCPAGFVGGACNQDMDECSIGANPCEHFGKCVNTEGSFQCQCGRGYTGPRCEIDINECLSMPCQNDATCLDRIGEFTCICMPGYQGKYCEVDIDECESNPCVNDGICRDMVNGFTCTCQPGFTGTMCQIDIDECASTPCQNGAKCIDRPNGYECRCAEGFEGRLCESNIDNCKPDPCHHGTCIDGIASYTCNCEPGYTGYRCENQLNECHSNPCQNSGKCVDLVNKYICQCQHGTSGTNCEINFDDCASNPCDYGICKDGINRYECVCKPGFTGPQCKDEIDECLSNPCRNGGTCVDDENGFHCQCPEGFHDPYCYSQVDQCASNPCLHGTCIEDPNGYRCDCEPGWVGKNCNLDRNDCLNSPCQNAGTCYDQLNGFTCKCRQGFRGNLCQVNINECASSPCLNQGTCVDGVASFTCLCEPPYSGPTCAELLTPCSPNPCANHAACVHTADYLGYQCNCQPGWQGQLCTVDINECMPNPCKNRGTCTNTLGGYVCSCRAGYTGANCETDINDCSPNPCLNGGSCTDEVDSFRCNCLPGFTGARCANEVNECQSGPCQNGGTCTDYVNSYTCTCKPGFTGLFCETNIPDCTESSCFNGGTCSDGINGFKCTCRSGFKGDYCQYEVNKCDSQPCLNGGVCQDALESYRCSCPKGYFGTRCQSPVDWCRPSNPCKNGGRCRQKDASFMCECMSGWSGRFCDIPAVSCELAARRRGLQTDELCHHGGHCVNTGNTHYCKCPPDLTGSYCESQFDRCEDKPCLNGATCRSYMGGYTCDCMPGYEGNNCEQEINECQSHPCQNGGTCIDLVGHYICSCPPGTLGVLCEINEDDCAIPSWPRGMPKCQNNGTCVDRVGGYRCNCPPGFTGERCEGDINECLSDPCNPSNSLDCIQLPNDYQCVCKPGFTGRGCQNRFGLCEAHPCKNGGACSVSSSSPPGYTCTCQFGYAGANCERSMNCKELSCYNGGGCTLTSRGARCTCLQGYAGLQCQHRSNEGCSSKPCHNGGTCTDETSFPFFHCQCQKGWSGKHCDIEARISLPSPPACPIADCHGRANDGVCDKQCNSFACRWDGGDCSLAVNPWARCADPKCWRLFNNSQCDEFCNNADCLYDNFDCKRKRNKEKVCNPIYEAYCTDHYADGRCDQGCDTEECGWDGLDCAGNIPEDLAKNLLVIVVLLPPDELLRTQTAFLQKLSAILRTTVRLRIDRNGEFMIRPYTGREARPKRELQNEPEVIGSIVYLEIDNRLCSQNSDDCFRKADTAADYLGALSATDMLDFPFPLKEVRSEEIPVIFPEWAKLLLVGVASLFLMVILMAGMLIARRKREHSTLWFPEGFFLKKETSSNKNRREPVGQDSLGMKHMPKTVEESLLGDHSDQWIDPDFPEAKRLKVEEPSILLDGEDAVDSRQWTQHHLAAADIRMPPSMALTPPQGEFDSDCMDVNVRGPDGFTPLMLASFCGGGLEPEVMEDDESEESSANIISDLIYQGASLGAQTDRTGETALHLAARYARADAAKRLLDAGADANAQDNTGRSPLHAAVAADAQGVFQILIRNRATDLDARMYDGSTALILAARLAVEGMVEELITCHADVNAVDEIGKSALHWAAAVNNVEATVALLKNGANKDMQDLKEETPLFLAAREGSCEAVKVLLAHFANREITDHMDRLPRDIAQERMHHDIVQLLDEYNTVRSPQGHAGPGHHMSGGHTLSPLMCPPSNFLQGLKSTPQGKKNRRPGAKGMGGPHTTSMKDSAKGRNKRLTLDMQSALLESSVTLSPVDSLDSPRGGASNAGYITNPTSPAAMPSPGLFHTSMSVPNTPMVHSNILDGSGPFAVSLAQLSDLGDGGLSMQGRVAMQGGGVNQGPHNYVLNAGQMSLNMGLVSPVSVPFDWHTRMPSSSQPMVNMVHPASNQAGMHSLTSTLQQNGMLMHQRQVFRTDQQSILQPTPVSSTPTISPVKLPPIAEQQQAQQLHSHTLSRMSSTPPTPQQAQPPPAFYQPQPSQAPAAPQASQTQAVPSQAPPAQASGSTAVLEDYPTPPSQHSYTSAMDATPKHYLHVHSEHPYLTPSPESPEPWSSPSPHCVSDWSDSTPSPAVTAPAQTQISHVQESNGKMQVFA; this is encoded by the exons GTGTCGGCCTGGTTATATTGGTTTACTCTGTCAGCATTTGGACCCGTGTCACCGATCACCTTGCCTAAATGGAGCCGCTTGCAAGAGCCAGATGGCCAATGGAATCCCACAGTACACCTGTGTGTGCCAGCGAGGATTCAGAG GTCAGGACTGTTCCCTGATCGATGCGTGTGCCACAAATCCCTGTGCCAACGGTGGTCGTTGTGCCAATTGGAATAATCACTACAACTGTTCGTGCCCACCTGGGTATCAGGGAAAGAACTGTCGCAATGACATCGACGAGTGTCGCAAACCTGGAAAGTGCCTTAATGGCGGCATCTGCATGAACACGCATGGCTCTTTCCGCTGCGAGTGCCAGGCTGGGTACAGTGGGCGGACATGTGAGGTGCCCACCCAGCCATGTGCCCCTTCGCAGTGCGTTAACGGAGGCACCTGCCATCAGACTGGTGACCACACCTACCAATGTGCTTGCATGCCAG GATTCCAGGGACACAACTGTGAGGAAAACGTGGATGACTGCCCTGGACACAAGTGCATGAATGGTGGGATTTGCGTAGATGGTGTCAACACGTACAACTGTCAGTGTCTGCCCGAGTGGACAGGGCAATAT TGTGCCGAGGACGTCAATGAATGTCTCATGCAGCCCAATGCTTGTCACAATGGTGGTACGTGCTTTAACACAATCGGGGGACATACCTGTGTGTGCGTCAATGGTTGGACTGGTGATGACTGCAGTGAAAACATCGATGACTGTGCCACTGCTGTCTGCTTTAACGGTGCCACATGTCATGACCGAGTGGCGTCATTTTTTTGCGAGTGCCCAGTGGGCAAGACAG GCCTGCTCTGTCATCTAGATGATGCGTGCGTCAGTAACCCCTGCAACGAAGGTGCAGTTTGCGACACAAACCCTCTGAACGGCCGCGCCATCTGCACCTGCCCCGCTGGTTTTGTTGGCGGAGCCTGCAACCAAGACATGGATGAATGCTCCATTG GTGCCAACCCCTGCGAGCATTTTGGGAAATGTGTAAACACAGAGGGCTCGTTCCAGTGCCAGTGTGGACGGGGCTACACCGGCCCTCGCTGCGAGATTGATATTAACGAGTGTCTATCCATGCCTTGCCAAAACGATGCCACCTGCCTGGACCGCATTGGAGAGTTCACATGCATCTGTATGCCTG GCTACCAGGGGAAGTACTGCGAAGTGGACATTGACGAATGCGAGAGCAACCCCTGCGTAAACGATGGCATCTGCCGAGACATGGTCAACGGCTTTACCTGCACCTGTCAACCAG GGTTTACTGGCACCATGTGTCAGATCGACATTGATGAGTGTGCCAGCACTCCCTGCCAGAATGGAGCCAAGTGCATTGACCGTCCCAACGGGTACGAATGCCGCTGCGCTGAAG GGTTTGAGGGAAGGCTGTGCGAGAGCAACATCGATAACTGCAAGCCTGACCCATGCCACCATGGCACTTGCATAGATGGCATTGCCAGTTACACATGTAACTGTGAACCTGGCTACACCGGTTACCGCTGCGAGAACCAGCTTAATGAGTGCCACAGCAACCCCTGCCAGAATAGCGGCAAATGTGTAGACCTAGTCAACAAATACATCTGCCAGTGCCAACATGGCACCTCAG GCACAAATTGTGAAATCAACTTCGATGACTGTGCTAGCAACCCTTGTGACTATGGAATCTGCAAAGATGGCATAAACCGCTACGAATGTGTCTGCAAACCCGGTTTCACTG GACCTCAATGTAAAGATGAGATTGACGAGTGTCTGTCTAACCCCTGTCGCAATGGCGGGACCTGTGTAGATGATGAAAACGGCTTCCACTGCCAGTGCCCCGAGGGCTTCCATGACCCGTACTGTTATTCACAAGTGGACCAGTGCGCCAGTAACCCATGTTTGCACGGAACCTGCATAGAAGACCCCAACGG GTATCGCTGTGACTGTGAGCCTGGATGGGTGGGTAAGAACTGTAACCTGGACCGAAATGACTGTTTGAACAGCCCCTGCCAGAATGCAGGCACCTGTTATGACCAACTTAATGGTTTCACCTGCAAGTGTCGGCAAGGTTTTAGAG GTAACCTATGTCAGGTGAACATCAATGAGTGTGCGTCCAGCCCATGTCTGAATCAAGGCACCTGTGTGGATGGAGTCGCCAGTTTCACCTGCCTCTGTGAGCCACCTTATAGTGGACCCACCTGTGCCGAATTGTTAACACCTTGCTCGCCCAATCCCTGTGCCAATCATGCTGCCTGCGTTCACACGGCCGACTATCTGGGCTACCAGTGTAACTGCCAACCTGGATGGCAGG GTCAGCTGTGTACTGTTGATATAAATGAGTGCATGCCTAACCCGTGTAAGAACCGTGGCACCTGCACCAACACTTTGGGTGGCTATGTATGCTCCTGTCGTGCTGGCTACACTGGAGCCAACTGTGAAACAGATATCAATGACTGCTCACCAA ATCCCTGTCTGAATGGAGGATCCTGTACAGATGAAGTGGACTCATTCCGCTGCAACTGTCTGCCAGGCTTCACGGGGGCACGCTGTGCTAATGAGGTGAACGAGTGCCAGAGTGGTCCCTGCCAGAATGGAGGCACATGTACAGACTATGTGAACAGCTACACCTGTACCTGCAAACCAGGCTTCACTGGCCTCTTCTGTGAGACCAACATACCAGACTGTACTGAGAG TTCATGTTTTAATGGAGGCACCTGTTCTGATGGGATTAATGGCTTCAAATGCACCTGCCGCTCGGGCTTCAAGGGAGATTATTGCCAGTACGAGGTGAACAAGTGTGACTCTCAGCCGTGCCTTAATGGAGGAGTGTGCCAAGATGCCCTGGAGTCATATCGATGTTCATGTCCGAAAGGATACTTTGGAACCCGTTGCCAG TCCCCAGTTGATTGGTGTAGACCTTCCAACCCCTGCAAAAATGGTGGTCGCTGTCGACAGAAAGATGCCTCCTTCATGTGCGAGTGCATGAGCGGTTGGTCAGGTCGTTTTTGCGACATCCCAGCAGTGTCCTGTGAACTTGCGGCCAGACGGAGAG GCCTCCAGACAGATGAGCTTTGTCACCACGGTGGACATTGTGTCAACACTGGAAACACACACTATTGCAAGTGTCCCCCAGACCTTACAGGTAGTTACTGTGAGTCCCAGTTTGATCGCTGTGAGGATAAACCTTGCCTCAATGGTGCAACCTGCAGAAGCTACATGGGAGGATACACCTGTGAT TGTATGCCTGGTTATGAAGGGAACAACTGTGAACAAGAAATCAATGAGTGTCAGTCTCACCCATGTCAGAATGGAGGAACCTGCATTGACCTTGTTGGCCACTACATCTGCTCCTGTCCTCCCGGCACGCTGG GGGTTCTATGTGAGATAAATGAGGATGACTGCGCGATCCCCTCGTGGCCCAGGGGAATGCCCAAGTGCCAAAATAACGGTACTTGCGTGGACAGGGTTGGAGGGTACCGGTGTAACTGCCCTCCAGGATTTACCGGAGAACGCTGTGAGGGAGATATCAACGAGTGCCTGTCAGACCCCTGCAACCCTTCCAACAGTCTGGATTGCATACAGTTGCCCAATGATTACCAGTGTGTATGCAAGCCCGGCTTCACAG GGCGAGGGTGTCAGAATAGATTCGGTTTGTGCGAGGCTCATCCCTGTAAGAACGGAGGAGCGTGCTCCGTGTCCAGCAGTTCACCACCGGGTTACACTTGCACCTGTCAGTTT GGTTATGCAGGTGCTAACTGTGAGAGGAGCATGAACTGCAAAGAGCTGTCCTGTTACAATGGTGGCGGTTGCACTTTAACCTCACGGGGCGCACGTTGCACCTGTCTTCAGGGCTATGCCGGGCTACAGTGTCAGCATCGCAGCAACGAGGGATGTTCCTCCAAGCCCTGTCACAATGGAGGCACGTGTACAGATGAAACCAGTTTCCCATTCTTCCACTGCCAGTGCCAGAAAGGCTGGTCTGGCAAACACTGTGATATCGAGGCCAGGATATCATTGCCTTCCCCTCCAGCCTGCCCAATTGCTGATTGTCACGGCAGAGCCAATGATGGTGTGTGTGACAAACAGTGTAATTCGTTCGCCTGTCGTTGGGATGGAGGTGATTGCTCTCTGGCTGTAAATCCATGGGCACGCTGCGCAGACCCAAAGTGCTGGCGCCTCTTTAACAACAGCCAGTGTGATGAGTTTTGCAATAACGCAGATTGCCTTTACGATAACTTTGACTgcaagagaaagagaaacaaaGAGAAAGTCTGCAA CCCCATCTATGAGGCATACTGTACTGACCATTACGCAGATGGGCGCTGCGATCAAGGCTGCGATACTGAGGAGTGTGGCTGGGATGGACTGGATTGCGCAGGAAATATACCGGAAGACCTTGCGAAAAATCTTTTGGTTATCGTTGTCCTCCTGCCTCCAGATGAGCTGCTAAGGACACAAACGGCATTCCTGCAGAAGTTAAGCGCCATTCTCCGTACCACAGTGCGTCTCCGCATCGACCGGAATGGAGAGTTCATGATCCGACCATACACGGGCCGTGAAGCACGCCCTAAACGGGAGCTTCAAAATGAGCCAGAGGTCATTGG ATCAATTGTATATTTGGAGATAGACAACAGGCTTTGCTCACAGAATTCAGATGATTGTTTCCGCAAGGCTGACACTGCTGCCGATTACTTGGGTGCCCTATCAGCAACGGATATGCTGGATTTCCCGTTCCCTCTTAAAGAAGTTCGCA GTGAAGAAATCCCTGTAATTTTTCCTGAATGGGCTAAGCTACTGTTGGTGGGGGTAGCTTCTCTCTTCTTGATGGTGATCTTGATGGCGGGCATGTTAATTGCACGCCGCAAACGCGAACACAGCACACTCTGGTTTCCCGAGGGCTTCTTCCTCAAAAAAGAAACGAGCAGTAACAAAAATCGCAGAGAACCTGTGGGCCAAGATTCTTTGGGCATGAA ACACATGCCAAAGACAGTGGAAGAGTCTTTACTGGGAGATCACAGTGACCAGTGGATAGATCCAGACTTCCCAGAAGCCAAAAGACTTAAG GTGGAAGAGCCCAGCATTCTGTTAGATGGTGAGGATGCAGTTGACAGCAGACAGTGGACACAGCACCACTTGGCAGCAGCAGACATTCGTATGCCGCCCTCAATGGCACTTACACCCCCACAGGGAGAGTTCGACAGTGACTGCATGGATGTCAATGTCCGCGGCCCAG ATGGTTTCACTCCCCTGATGCTGGCATCGTTCTGTGGAGGCGGGCTTGAGCCAGAGGTGATGGAAGATGACGAATCTGAAGAATCCTCAGCCAACATCATATCTGACCTCATTTACCAGGGAGCATCGCTTGGTGCACAGACCGACCGCACTGGAGAGACCGCTCTGCACCTGGCTGCACGCTATGCCCGAGCCGATGCAGCTAAAAGGCTACTCGATGCCGGGGCTGATGCAAACGCGCAGGACAACACAGGCCGCTCACCTCTGCATGCAGCTGTAGCAGCTGATGCTCAGGGGGTCTTCCAG ATTCTGATCAGGAATCGTGCCACAGACCTGGATGCACGCATGTATGATGGCTCCACTGCTTTGATCCTTGCTGCTCGTCTGGCTGTAGAGGGAATGGTGGAGGAGTTGATCACCTGCCATGCTGATGTCAATGCTGTTGATGAAATCG GAAAGTCAGCATTGCACTGGGCAGCAGCGGTAAATAATGTTGAAGCCACAGTGGCCTTGTTAAAGAATGGAGCAAATAAAGATATGCAGGACCTCAAG GAGGAAACTCCACTATTTTTGGCTGCCCGGGAAGGTAGTTGCGAGGCAGTGAAGGTGTTGTTGGCTCACTTTGCCAACAGAGAGATAACGGATCATATGGACAGACTTCCTAGAGATATTGCGCAGGAGCGTATGCACCACGACATTGTACAATTACTGGATGAATATAACACAGTAAGAAGCCCACAGGGCCACGCAGGACCTGGTCACCACATGTCCGGTGGCCACACGCTCTCACCGCTCATGTGCCCTCCCAGCAATTTCCTGCAAGGGCTTAAGAGCACCCCGCAGGGTAAGAAAAACCGACGTCCAGGGGCCAAAGGCATGGGTGGACCGCACACCACCAGCATGAAAGATTCAGCCAAAGGTCGCAACAAAAGGCTGACGTTGGACATGCAGAGTGCTCTGCTGGAAAGCTCTGTCACACTGTCCCCAGTAGACTCACTGGATTCACCACGCGGAGGTGCCAGTAACGCTGGCTACATCACAAATCCGACGTCACCGGCTGCCATGCCATCTCCTGGACTTTTCCATACCTCCATGTCTGTCCCTAACACTCCCATGGTGCACAGCAACATTTTGGATGGTAGCGGCCCTTTTGCCGTTTCCCTGGCTCAGCTGAGTGACTTAGGTGACGGTGGGCTGTCCATGCAGGGCCGTGTGGCCATGCAAGGAGGCGGAGTCAATCAAGGCCCCCACAACTACGTGCTGAATGCTGGCCAGATGAGCCTCAACATGGGCCTGGTGAGTCCAGTAAGCGTGCCGTTTGACTGGCACACCCGCATGCCTTCATCTTCTCAGCCCATGGTCAACATGGTGCATCCAGCAAGTAACCAAGCAGGCATGCATTCCCTGACATCTACCCTGCAACAGAATGGCATGCTCATGCACCAGCGGCAAGTTTTCCGTACTGACCAGCAGTCAATACTCCAACCTACGCCTGTTTCCAGCACGCCCACTATTAGCCCTGTCAAACTGCCCCCTATTGCAGAGCAGCAGCAAGCGCAGCAGCTTCACAGCCACACCCTCTCCCGCATGTCATCCACTCCTCCGACCCCGCAGCAGGCACAGCCACCTCCAGCCTTCTATCAGCCGCAGCCTTCCCAAGCACCAGCAGCACCTCAGGCCTCGCAAACACAGGCTGTCCCATCTCAGGCACCCCCAGCACAGGCGAGCGGAAGCACAGCGGTCCTTGAGGATTACCCCACGCCACCCTCACAACACAGTTACACCTCGGCCATGGATGCTACACCCAAGCATTACCTGCACGTTCACAGTGAACATCCTTACCTGACCCCCTCTCCAGAGTCTCCAGAACCCTGGTCCAGTCCCTCCCCTCACTGCgtgtctgattggtctgactCCACCCCCAGCCCAGCAGTCACGGCTCCTGCCCAAACCCAGATCTCCCATGTCCAGGAGTCCAATGGGAAGATGCAGGTGTTTGCTTGA